TTATTAAATTAATTGAGTCAATTAATAAAAAATCCTCAATTTTAAGCTGCAAAATTAATTTTAATTATGAAATTGAACAGAATTATTTTCATGATCATGAACTATTAGAATATCTAAACGGTTTAATGGAAATTATTTCAAAATCTAAGAATTTTTTTAAAGATAAAGAAATCGTAAGAGCTGGTCCTGCTAAATTTAAAATTTTTTTTTCAGACTCAGAAAGCCATGATTTTTTTAAAGAGTACGAAAATAAATTGTTGAAAATAATAAAAAAAATTGGCTTAATTCATTTAGATCTAGAATTTATACTTGAAGATAGGCAATTACCACCTCAAAAAGAATTAAATCTAGAAATAGAAGATGTTTTGGATCCTTCAATATCTCAAAGTTCTGTTAGCAAGAAAAAAACCTCGAAAAAATGCAGTAATTTTGAGCTTATTAATTTAAAATTTATTCGTTCACATAAAAATTCTAATGTCGAATTCCACGGCGAAATTTATAAAATTTCAACAATAAAGCCAAAAAAAGGAGCTCACATTTTAAAAATTTATGTAAATGACTATGAATACACAGAAGCAGTTGTTGTTGATAAATTTTTGCGAGCAAATCAAAATGTTGACTTAAAAGTTGGCGATTTAGTAAAAATTCGCGCTGAAATTAAAGACACAACCTCGCGATATAAGTCAAATATTGATCTAAATTTGTGTGATATTACTAAAATAGAAACATCTGACTTTTTTCCTGAGCAAAATATTGATAGAGCTAGTGAAAAAAGAGTTGAAATTGCTGCTAGAACTTGAAAATCAACTATGGACGGAATCTCAAGTGCAAGTGCATACGTTCGTCATGCATTAAAAAATGGATATTCGGCAATTGGAATAGCTGATTTAGATTCGGTCCAAGCTTTTCCTGAGTTTTATTCTGCTATTAAATCTACAAATATTAAGCCCATTTACGGCTCAACTTTTTCAACATATCCATCAAAAATTGAAAAAGTTTTAAATTTTAGCGGTAAAAATCAGCAACTAAATTCAGCAAGATTTGTCATTTTTGACTTAGAAACAACCGGGCTTTCATCATATTATAATGAAATTATTGAATTTGGTGCGCTTGTTTTTAAAGATGGAATTGAAATTGAAAAACATCAGTTTTTTATTAAACCATCACAAAAAATACCACATTTAATTACAAAAATTACTGGAATTACCCAGGAAATGATTGACGAATTTGCCATTTCGCCCGGTGATGCTGTTGAAAAAATAGATAAAATTATTCAAAATTCGGTTCTAGTGGCCCATAATGCAAATTTTGATTTTAATTTTTTAAATCAATTTTTTAAAAAACATGCCCAAAAATCAATAGAAACTCCTATTATTGATACGCTCGAAGTAAGTCGTTTTTTGAATCCTTCGGAAAAAAGTCATAGTCTTAAAAATGTTGCAAAAAGATTTGAAATTTATTATGATGATGAGGTAGCTCACCGGGCAGATTACGATGCGCAAATTTTATCCAATGTTTGGAGAAATTTTCTTAATTCATTACAAAACCAAAATATTCAGGATTTAGAGCAACTTTCATCAGTAAAAAACTCAATTTTTGATATTCGACCAGAAAAAGTTTTCCCAAAACAATTGACAATATTAGCCAAAAATCAAATCGGCCTAAAAAAACTTTATAAATTAGTATCGTTAGCAAACACAGAAAATTTAATTTCCCGTCCGCTAATTTTTTATGACAAAATGGAAAAAGATCCTGATTTATTGGTAGGTTCAGGAGGAATCGATTCGCTTTTGATTCAGAATTTACTTTATTTTGGACCCGACAATGTTGAAAAATTTGAAAAAATATTCGATTTTATTGAAGTTCCGCCTCCAACTGCGTTTGTTCATTTAGTAAAGCGAGAAATTTTTACACAAAATCAGATCGAAGATTTGATAAAAAACTTGTTGAGTTTGGCAAAAAAATTAAAAATTCCAGCTGTTGCAATTGGTGATGTTCGTTATTGCCAGTCTCGTGAAAAAATTTTTCATGAACTTTATATTTATGCAAAAGGTGTTGGCGGAGTCAATCATCATTTGTTCGATCATCAAGAAAAAGAACGAAAAGACCCTAAAAACAGTCATATTTTTCCTGATAAACATTTTTTTACAACTGATGAGTTAAAAAAACAGTTCGAATTTTTACAAAACCCTGAATTAGTCGATGAATTTGTGGTAAAAAATTCTAATTTAATTGCTAATTCAATTTCAGATAGTATTGAAATTATCAAACCCGGCCTTCACCCGCCAGAATTTGATAATTCTGAAACTAATTTAAAAGAAAATGTTTACAAAAATGCATATAAAAAATACGGAAATCCATTGCCAGAAATAATCAAAACCAGAATAGAAAAAGAACTTATTCCAATAATTCAGCATGGTTTTCACGTTGTTTATTGAATTTCAAAGCGAATAGTCGATGAAGCCAAATCTCAAGGTGCAATTGTCGATTCTCGTGGGTCGGTAGGCTCTTCTATTGTTGCATATTTGACCGGAATTACAGATGTAAACCCACTTTTACCACATTATTTGTGCCAAAAATGCTCTAAAGTGGAATTTTTTGACTCACAAGAATTTTTATCAGGATATGATTTGCCAGACAAAGAATGTCAAAATTGTGGTCAACTTATGGATAAAGATGGTCATAACATCCCTTTTGAGACTTTTTTAGGATTTAATGCCGAAAAAGTTCCTGATATTGATCTAAATTTTTCAGGTGAGACACAACTTAAAATGCACGATTTTGTTCGTGATCTTTTTGGAAAAGATAAAACATTTCGTGCTGGAACTATTTTGACAAATGCTGAAAAAACTGTTTTTGGTCTAGGAAGAAAACTTGGCGAATTTAGGGCAATGTATGATTCAAAATTTGATCTTAACCGTGAAGTTTCATATTTTACAAATACATTTCTCGATTTTTTGGCCACAAAAGCCCAAGGTGTAAAACGAACATCAGGAAAACACGCTGGTGGAATTATAGTTATCCCTCAAAACCGTGAAATAGAGGATTTTACTCCTATTAATTTTCCGGCAAATAATGAAAAATCTGACTGAAAAACAACGCATTTTGATTATAATGCGCTTCATGACAACCTTTTGAAACTAGATATTTTAGGCCATGATGATCCAACAATTTTGCTTCATTTAGAGGAAATTACTGGGGTAAAATCCGATCAAATTCCAAAAAGTGACGATAAAATCTTATCACTTTTTACCTCAGCAAAAGAATTAGGTATACAACCAGGTCAAATGCTTGGCGAACAGACAGGAACAATTGGAATTCCAGAATTTGGAACTCCTTTTGTTAGAAGAATGCTTCAAGTTGCACAAGTAAAATCTTTTGCTGATATTGTTGCAGTTTGTGGTCTAGCTCACGGAGGTGGAGTTTGGCAAAATAATGCTGAAGTGCTAATTTCCAAAAAAAACCACGCAATTAACGAGGTAATTTCGTGTCGTGATGATATTATGATTTATCTTTTAAGAATGAAACTAGATCATCTTGATGCTTTTAATATTATGGAAAAAGTTCGAAAAGGAAAAGGACTTACACAAAGCGAAATTGATATTTTAACCGAAAAAAAGGTGCCAACTTGGTATATTGACTCGCTGCAAAAAATTGGCTATATGTTTCCTAAAGCTCACGCGGTTGCCTATGCAATGAAAGCTTGAAAAATTGCATATTTTAAACTATATCACCCACTTGCATTTTATTCATCATATTTTTCAATCAGACCTGATGTTAAAGATATTGATACATTAATTCAACCGGCAGACAAAATTGAGGCTAAAATTCTGACACTGCAACAAAGGCAAGCAAATCAAAACGGATCAGGCCAAGGCTTGACCCCAAAAGAAAAGGATTTAATTCCCTTTTTAGAAATCAGTCTTGAACTAAAACTGCGAGGATTTGAAATTGAAAATGTTAACCTTTTAATGTCAGATGCACAAAATTGAATTGTTAATAAAGAAAATAATTCATTAATTCCACCATTTATTTCAGTTGATGGAATTGGTGATATTAACGCCCGAAAAATTATTCAAGCCCGTAATTTACGACCTTTTTCGTCAATTGAAGATTTTCAAACCAGAACAGATACAAATAATACAGCGCTAAAAAAATTAATACAACTGGGAGTTTTTGATAAAATTTCTAAGACAACACAAGTAAACTTATTTGACTAATCAAAAACAACAAAAAGTGAGTAAAATATGAATATCGGTGACAAAGTTTTATGCAAAGTCAAATCTTTACATAATCCCAAATTTTTATTAAAAAAAATTTCTAATATAAAATAAAAATTATGCTTTACAGGTCTGAGGAAAAAACAACTTTAATTAATAATTCAATACAAAAAATCAAAGTAGATGATGAAAAGTTTGCAAGTAACATCGAGTTGATCATGACTTTTTAATATAATATAGTATAATATAATTAGTTACATTTTATATCTAATGATAAATTTAAGGAGGTTTTAAATGCTTAAATTATCCAAATTTAAAATCATTTTTGGAATAACAACTTTTGCGACAGCTGTTACTTTACCTTTTTTAATATTAAGTATTAATGAAAAAACTGCTAAAAATCATAGAAATATATCTAAGACAACTTTCTCTAAAACATTAAAATCCGAATCTCTGGAAGTAATTTCAGCTTTAAAACAAAAAAATGCTGAGTCCTTTTCTTCTACTAACGAAAATACTAAAGAACAGATTAAGGATTTTTCAAAATTTGAAAAAGATTTTCAAGATTTTATCGATGAAGTTTCACAAAACCCGAACTTAAACTTTGAAAAAATTGCCAAAGAAAAATTACTAAAAAATGGTGTTACCACCGATAATATAGAAAAAATATTTGCTTCAAAAAATTTAAAAAATAACAAAATTCAAAATCAAGATTTACTTGTTAAGCCTCAATCCTTTTCTTCTAAGAGCGCTCCTAATTTAAAAATGAAAGAATTTGCAAATAAACTTTGGGATCAACACGTTTCCACTGCTGCATTTGCTGCTATAAATTACGCTCTTGCAGTGGCTTATGGAATAGCTTGAATGTGGACATCTGCAATAGTTAGCACTTTTGCAGGTGGGATCTTAACATGACTTTCAGTTGATTACAAAAACGCTTATAATTCTCTTGTGTATGACAAAAATTGAGATGCTATTAAAGAAACATGAACTCAATATATATTAAATCCTATTTCAAAAGGATCGTCTTATGTTGGTCTTGTATTATCGGCTAAAGAAATAGGGGAACAAATAGATAAACTAAGAAAAGCTCAAGTAGCAGCAACAGCTGCCCTAAAACCGACAAGATGGGTAAACCCCAAAATTGTAATTGTATTATCTGCAATAGATGTTCTTCAATCAGTTATTTCCTTACATAATTCATAAAATGAACTTTTGGTCAAGAGCTGAAAAATTTCTAAATCTTAAAATACCAAAAAAATTTTCAATAATTCCGTTTTTATCTAATCTTGTGTATTTTTGACTTTTTTATTATTTAGTTTTTCGGTTTAACCCCAACAAGCAAAAAAGGCATTATTTTTTTCTTGTTTTACTTTACTTAATAAGCTACCCGTTTCCTTTTTTTGTGCTTGTTTTAGCACTAAGTTTAACTGATAACGGTTATTTTTTAAGATCTTTTTATTTGAAAATTTTCAACAAGTATTTTTTAGCGCATTTGTTTGAAATAATTACTTACTTATTTTTTTATTTCCCATATTCGTATGTTTGTAGTTTTTTACAAAAAATATTCCGTTTTTATTTAACAAAAAAAGTGAAACAAAAATTAGGCCAACTAAATCCAGAAAATAAATTCGATTTTTTAACTAACTTTGATTATGATAAATTTTATAAATTTGCGTGTAAAAGAGAGCTTTATGATCGCTATTTTGAACAGCAAAATTGATATAAACCTGATCAAAATGTTGAAAATATTATTAAGTCAATAAAGAATCATAGCTGATGAAGCCAAGGCTATGTAGCTAGATATTATTGTCATATAATCTTGCAAATTTTTTTGTTTAATTCTGAAAATTCAGAATTAAAAATTAATCAAAAAAACTGAAAATATTTTTTAATAATCTATTTTATTTTTACAACACTACATTTCATATTTTCATGAGTCACTATATGAATGTTTTTTGGATATGCTCTTTGAAGCAAGTCAAATACTGAGGATCTTTATAAAGGACTTTTTGAAAGTGATGTTGTTTTTGTTATAGTATTAGCGTTTCCTGCGATAGGTTATAGTTTTATTCCTAGACTTTTTTATTATCCAAAGACGTGAGTAACATATTGACTATTTGAAAGTTAGAATTACTTGAATTGAATTTTAAGCGGTTTAAAAAAGGCAAATTATAAATAAATCAATATATTGTTTAGAATTTTTATATAAAATAACGGTACATTATTCAAGGAAATTTAAAATGAACTTTTGATCAAGAGTTGAAAAATTTCTAAACCTTAAAATACCAAAAAAATTTTCAATAATCCCGTTTTTGTCTAATGTTTTGTATTTTAGACTTTTTTTCTTTTTAGTTTTTCTGTTTAATCCTTATAAGCAAAAAAAGCACTATTTTTTGCTTATTTTGTTTTTTTTAATAAGCTATCCATTTCCTTATTTTGCAATTGTTTCAATGCTAAGTTTGAGTCATAATGGAGATTTTTTAAGACATTTTTATTCAAAAATTTTTAACAATTTTTTTATTTTGCATTTGTTTGAAATAATTACTTACTTAATTTTTTATTTCCCTTATTCATATGTTTGTAGTTTTTTACAAAAAATATTCCGTTTTTATTTAATAAAAAAAGTGAAACAAAAATTAGGTCGACTAAATCCAGAAAATAAATTCGGTTTTTTAACTAACTTTGATTATGATAGATATTATAAATTTGCGTGTCAAAGAAAACTTTATTCACGTTTTTTTGACATGAATGATTGACATAAATATGACCAAATTGTTGAAAATATTATTAAGTCAATAAATAATTCTGGATGATATACAGATACTTATCTACCAAGATATTATGCTCATATAATTTTGGAAGTGTTTTTATTTAATTCTGATAATTCTAATAATTCAGAATCAAAAATCAATCCAAAAAAATGAAAATATTTTTTAATATTTTATTTCATTTTTACAGCATTGCATTTTATATTTACATGATATCCACTTTGATTAGTTGCTGGATATCATTATTGAGACCAATTAAATGTGAATCTATATAAAGAACTTTTTCGAGAAGATGTTGTTGTTTGATTACTACCACTCTTATTTCTTTTTCTAGGTTATGTCATTATTCCTGTGGTTCTTTATTTCCCAAAAACATCGCTGACATTTTGACTTTTTGAAGGGTAAAAATTATTAAAATTAGCAGAAAAAATTCAGATAACTAGTTTTTATCTATGATTTTGATTGTGCCACTTTTGCTAATTTTTCTACTAATTTATTTTGTTTTGAGTCTTCCCGAGTTTACGAGTTTGATGAGATAATTTTAAAAAAGTATTGGCCTTTCCGTGCTTTTTTATTTTTTTTGTCAAAAGTTAA
This sequence is a window from Mesomycoplasma ovipneumoniae. Protein-coding genes within it:
- a CDS encoding PolC-type DNA polymerase III, whose protein sequence is MNVRFKKFCEWVNWQIPPDWDDVQVIPNENSNKNHGQNEFSAILKKTTLPKFFDLYSFIKLIESINKKSSILSCKINFNYEIEQNYFHDHELLEYLNGLMEIISKSKNFFKDKEIVRAGPAKFKIFFSDSESHDFFKEYENKLLKIIKKIGLIHLDLEFILEDRQLPPQKELNLEIEDVLDPSISQSSVSKKKTSKKCSNFELINLKFIRSHKNSNVEFHGEIYKISTIKPKKGAHILKIYVNDYEYTEAVVVDKFLRANQNVDLKVGDLVKIRAEIKDTTSRYKSNIDLNLCDITKIETSDFFPEQNIDRASEKRVEIAARTWKSTMDGISSASAYVRHALKNGYSAIGIADLDSVQAFPEFYSAIKSTNIKPIYGSTFSTYPSKIEKVLNFSGKNQQLNSARFVIFDLETTGLSSYYNEIIEFGALVFKDGIEIEKHQFFIKPSQKIPHLITKITGITQEMIDEFAISPGDAVEKIDKIIQNSVLVAHNANFDFNFLNQFFKKHAQKSIETPIIDTLEVSRFLNPSEKSHSLKNVAKRFEIYYDDEVAHRADYDAQILSNVWRNFLNSLQNQNIQDLEQLSSVKNSIFDIRPEKVFPKQLTILAKNQIGLKKLYKLVSLANTENLISRPLIFYDKMEKDPDLLVGSGGIDSLLIQNLLYFGPDNVEKFEKIFDFIEVPPPTAFVHLVKREIFTQNQIEDLIKNLLSLAKKLKIPAVAIGDVRYCQSREKIFHELYIYAKGVGGVNHHLFDHQEKERKDPKNSHIFPDKHFFTTDELKKQFEFLQNPELVDEFVVKNSNLIANSISDSIEIIKPGLHPPEFDNSETNLKENVYKNAYKKYGNPLPEIIKTRIEKELIPIIQHGFHVVYWISKRIVDEAKSQGAIVDSRGSVGSSIVAYLTGITDVNPLLPHYLCQKCSKVEFFDSQEFLSGYDLPDKECQNCGQLMDKDGHNIPFETFLGFNAEKVPDIDLNFSGETQLKMHDFVRDLFGKDKTFRAGTILTNAEKTVFGLGRKLGEFRAMYDSKFDLNREVSYFTNTFLDFLATKAQGVKRTSGKHAGGIIVIPQNREIEDFTPINFPANNEKSDWKTTHFDYNALHDNLLKLDILGHDDPTILLHLEEITGVKSDQIPKSDDKILSLFTSAKELGIQPGQMLGEQTGTIGIPEFGTPFVRRMLQVAQVKSFADIVAVCGLAHGGGVWQNNAEVLISKKNHAINEVISCRDDIMIYLLRMKLDHLDAFNIMEKVRKGKGLTQSEIDILTEKKVPTWYIDSLQKIGYMFPKAHAVAYAMKAWKIAYFKLYHPLAFYSSYFSIRPDVKDIDTLIQPADKIEAKILTLQQRQANQNGSGQGLTPKEKDLIPFLEISLELKLRGFEIENVNLLMSDAQNWIVNKENNSLIPPFISVDGIGDINARKIIQARNLRPFSSIEDFQTRTDTNNTALKKLIQLGVFDKISKTTQVNLFD